Sequence from the Flavobacterium sp. TR2 genome:
TCTTTTTGAGAACCTCTTGCCATTGCAAAATACAAATCTAGAGAAGAATTGCTTTTTGCCAATTGGTGGTATCGCGCCGGAATAGCTCCAAGGGTTAGAGTCAAATCTAAAACTTGATCATAAAAAGAAAAATCATTTGAAGGAATTAAATCAACTCCTGCTTCGGCTTGTAATTTCCAGTTTTTAAGACGGATTTCTTTTCCAGCATCTATTAGTTCTTCTGCCGAAATTTTTCCCGCCCAATACAATTCGCTGGCTTTTTTCAGTTCTCTGTTGCTGCCAATTCTTGGGTAACCTAAGTTGTTTGTTTTCATTTTTGATTCAGTATTTTTTACTGAACAAATTTACGTTCTTGGTTTTTATAACTTATATTTGAGGTTTATTTCAGTAAAATGTGTTTTAAAAATCAATTTTTAAAGATTTAATTGCTTTAAAAATGTTTAAAATCAACTTCTAGCCGTAAAAAAAACTATGGAAAACTTAGACAAAACCGATTTGTTGATCCTCAAATACCTTCAGGAAGACTGCAATATCAATACAAAAGACCTTGCTGGTAAATTATTCTTGACGGTTACCCCCGTTTACGAACGAATTAAAAGACTGGAAAGAGACGGTTACATTACCAAATATGTGGCGCTTTTGGACAAACATAAAATGAATCGGGGAATGACTGTTTTTTGCAATGTCCGTTTAAAAGAACACGCTAAAAATGTTGGGAGCAATTTTGTGAAAGATATTGTGGCGCTTCCAGAAATTATAGAATGCTATAATATTGCTGGCGACTACGATTTTATGCTGAAGATTTTGGTGCAAGATATGGCTAGCTATCAGGATTTTGTAATGAATAAGCTGTCAACCATTGAAAACATTGGAAATACGAACAGTATTTTTGTAATGGGAGAAATTAAACATAGCACTGCATTGGAGTTTTGATTTTTTTCGCCACAGATTGTTATAATTTTTTCGCCACTAATTTCACTAATTTCCACTAATTAATTTAAGCGTTATAATTTGTGTTAATTCGTGAAATTAGTGGCAAACAAAAAAATATAATCTTTTAAATCAAATTAATCTGTGGCATATTTTTATCCTAAAATAAACGTATTTTTGACGTTCAGATGAATAATCTAAAATCTAAAATCAGAAATCTAAAATTCAACAATGAACTGGGAACAACTTTTATCATTAAAACGTCAGGGAGATACAAGCAAAAGATTACGTGTAGAGCAAGATGATACTCGTTTAGGATTTGAGGTAGATTATGACCGAATTATATTTTCTGCTGCTTTTAGAAGTTTACAAGATAAAACACAGGTTATTCCGCTTTCTAAAACAGATTTCGTACACACGCGTTTGACGCATAGTTTGGAAGTTTCGGTTGTCGGCCGTTCACTTGGGCGTTTGGTAGGAAAAAAAATCATCGAAAAGTATCCTTATCTGAAAGAAGTTCACGGTTATCATATGAATGATTTTGGAGCTATTGTTGCTGCAGCGTCATTGGCACATGATATTGGAAACCCTCCTTTTGGACATTCTGGAGAAAAAGCAATAGGCGAATATTTTGCTATCGGAAACGGTCAAAAATATAGAAATCAGCTTACCGATAAACAATGGCAGGATTTGATTGATTTTGAAGGGAATGCTAACGGTTTTTCGGTTCTTACGGCAAGCCGTCCAGGAATTGAAGGCGGGCTTCGTATTTCGTATGCCACTTTAGGGGCTTTTATGAAATATCCAAAAGAGAGCCTTCCGAAAAAGCCGACAAACAATATTGCCGATAAAAAATATGGTTTTTTCCAGTCTGATAAATTATTCTTTGAGGAAGTGGCCAAAGATATGGGAATGATTGCCAACAAATCTGGTGAAGATATTGGTTTTGAAAGACATCCTTTGGCTTATTTGGTCGAAGCTGCAGATGATATCTGTTACACCATTATCGATTTTGAAGACGGAATCAATTTAGGTTTGGTTTCTGAAGATTTTGCTTTAGAATATTTGATTAATCTGGTAAAAGACAATATCGGAGTTTCTAAATACAAATCTTTAACAACAAAAGAAGACCGTATCAGTTATTTGAGAGCTTTGGCAATCGGAACTTTAATTAATGATGCTGTAAATGTTTTTGTTGAAAATGAAGAAGCAATTCTTGCTGGAAATTTTCCGTATGCGCTAACAGACAAAAGCAAGTATAAAGCACAGATGAACGATATTATCAAACTGAGCGTTGATAAAATCTACCAAAGCCGCGAGGTGATTGAGAAAGAAATTGTGGGTTATCAAATCATTCAGACCTTATTGGATAAATTCATTACAGCATTCAACAATAAATATGAAGGAACGGCTTCAAATTACGATAAGCTGATTTTGAAAATGCTGCCGGAGAAACATCATTTGGACAAAACCAATCTGTATGAGCGTTTATTGCATATCTGCCATTATGTTTCGCTTCTAACAGACGGAAATGCGTTAGAGCTATATGAAACCATTCAGGGACAGAAAAAACGCTAAACGAATCTTTTGAAATAAAAAAATGCCTCTTTCGTGAATGTGAAAGAGGCATTTTTTATGGATCTATTTTATTTATTTGAAAGCATAAACCAGACCAACTCCAAGCACTTGTTTTAACTGCATTCTTGGGCCTTCGGTAACTTGGCTTTTTGCTCCTGTAGCTGGATCAATTACATCTACTTTGTTTTTAATGTCATCGTCATAAATAAGGTGCACACCAATATTTGCTTTAACATAAGCATTTACAACCAAGTCCAATCGCGTATCATAATCTATATCTACATTTCCGAATCGGTTTAAATAGTCGGTGTATAAGCTTAATCTATTTTCGTAAAAAACATTTTTATAAATTTCATTTTTCATATAAGCCGTAAAAAGTATACCAAATTCGGCTTTTACTTTTTGGCCTTCTTCAATCAATATTTGCTGTGTAGGATCTGAAGGGTCTGGGGCATAAACTGCTTTTTTAACACCAAAAGAACCTTGGTTTGCCAAATTTTGATCTAATACTAAAGTGGTCTTTAAAGTAATTGGAGAGAAGTAAAATGTTCTGTTTTTTTCTTTATTTGAATTCTCGGCTCCCGCTCCTAGAAAGACATATGCAGGTGCAAATGGTCTAGAAATTGGAACGTCTCGATTAGGGTAATTGTAACCGTTGGTAAATTGAGTGTTGAAATTAAATTTGGCAGAATAATACCAATTTGAAGCGGTGTCCTTTCTAAAACCATAAGTGGAGTTGAACTGGATAGCGTCATCGGTTTTTCTTAATTCGATTTCATCTTGTTTGTTCAATCCGTATTTCGTAATAAGCTCATTAAACCATTTATGATTTCCTTTTAAATAAGTTCTGGAAAATTCTCCTTTAAATAATCCTGAGATCGAACTTGTTCCCCCGGCACTCCAGTTGACAAAAGCAATTTCGGAAATGTCAAAACCAACCTGATTTTTTTGTGACCAGTTGGATGGCGGTTTAGGAGCTTGATTTGGGCTTAGAGTTGTTTGTATAATCTGGGCAAAGTTATTAGAAGTACACAAAAGCAATAATAGCAAAAGGGTAGAACGCAATAATTTCATTTAGGTAATTTTTTTTTGGTTTCGCAAAATAATTATTTTGAACCGTTAGAAAAAAGATTTATCAAACTTTTAACGTCAATTTTACACAGTTGTTGCAGCTGATTTACTGTTCCATGCTCAATAAACTCGTCTGGGACACCCAGAATTTCGATAGAATTTTTGAAATTATTTGATGCTGCAAACTCTAAAACTGCGCTTCCAAAACCACCATTTTTAACTCCTTCTTCGATTGTAATAATACGCTCAAAAGTTGAGAAAATGATTTTTAAAGCATTGATGTCTAGTGGTTTGATGAAACTAAAGTTGTAATGGGCAATTTCGTTAGAATTGGCAGATTCTTTTAAGGCCTCTATAACATTATTTCCAATTGTTCCGGCCGATAGCACAGCAACTTTCGTACCATCTTTCAAGCATTTTGCTTCACCCCATTTTATTTTTTCATAATGTCCGAAATTTTCTACTTCCCAATTTGGCAGCACTCCGCGGCCTCTCGGATATCGTATTGCAATAGGATGATCTATTCCTAATTGAACCGTATATAAAATGTTTTGCAGTTCAATTTCGTTCAGCGGAGCATAGATCACCATATTCGGAATCGAACGCAGATAAGCGATGTCAAAAACGCCATGATGCGTAGCGCCATCTTCGCCGACTAATCCTGCGCGGTCAAGGCAGAAAATAACTGGCAGGTTTTGCAGAGCCACATCATGTATTACCTGATCGTAAGCGCGCTGTAAAAATGTCGAGTAGATATTGCAATACACAATCATGCCTTGTGTCGCCATTCCCGCGGCTAGCGTTACTGCGTGCTGCTCGGCAATGCCTACATCAAAAGCACGTTCTGGGAATTCGTCCATCATAAATTTTAATGAACTTCCAGATGGCATGGCAGGTGTAATCCCGATTATTTTTTCATTTGTTTTAGCCAAATCTAAAATAGTCAAGCCAAAAACATCCTGAAATTTAGGCGGAAGATTTTCTTCCGACTTTAAATGGATTTCTCCAGTCGAAGCGTCAAATTTTCCAGGCGCATGGTATTTGACCTGATTTTCTTCGGCCTGTTGCAATCCTTTTCCTTTTGTAGTTACAATATGAAGGAATTTTGGACCTTTTATCTTTTTAAGGCGGTTTAATTCTTTAATTAATTTCGGAAGATCGTGGCCATCAATCGGACCTGAATAATCAAAATTCAACGATTTAATGATGTTATTCTGTCGCGGATTTTTTCCGTTTTTAACCGAGGTAAGATATTGCTTCAAAGCGCCAACGCTAGGATCGATTCCGATGGCATTATCGTTTAGAATTACCAGAATATTGGCATCTGTAACTCCGGCATGGTTTAAACCTTCAAAAGCCATTCCGCTGGCGATAGAAGCATCGCCGATTACCGCAATATGCTCTTTGTCGAAATCACCTTTTAGTTTAGAGGCAATCGCCATTCCGAGGGCTGCAGAAATAGAAGTGGAAGAGTGCCCAACGCCAAAAGTATCGTAAACGCTTTCGCTTCTTTTCGGAAAACCAGAAACTCCTCCGAGCTGTCTATTGGTATGAAAAATTTCTCTTCTTTCTGTGAGTATTTTATGCCCGTATGCCTGATGTCCAACATCCCAAACCAACAAATCATTTGGGGTGTTAAAAACATAATGCAAAGCAATTGTAAGTTCTATAACGCCTAAACTAGCTCCTAAATGGCCTTCTTTTACAGAAACAATATCAATAATAAACTGACGAAGTTCTTGGGCCACTTGTGCAAGCTGTTCTTCTTTTAAAAGACGTAAATCAGCGGGATTGTGTATGTTGGAAAGTAGATCGCTTTTCATTGTAAGGTAAAAAGCAAATTTACGGTTTTTAAATTTAATTTTCTTGTCGAGTCTTACTTCAATAAAATAGGGACAGAATATTGCATTCTGACTTTTTTCCCATTTGATTCTCCCGGCTGCCATTTAGGGCATAAGCTTAAAACCCTGATGATTTCTTTTTGCAGTGGCTCCTCA
This genomic interval carries:
- a CDS encoding 1-deoxy-D-xylulose-5-phosphate synthase; translated protein: MKSDLLSNIHNPADLRLLKEEQLAQVAQELRQFIIDIVSVKEGHLGASLGVIELTIALHYVFNTPNDLLVWDVGHQAYGHKILTERREIFHTNRQLGGVSGFPKRSESVYDTFGVGHSSTSISAALGMAIASKLKGDFDKEHIAVIGDASIASGMAFEGLNHAGVTDANILVILNDNAIGIDPSVGALKQYLTSVKNGKNPRQNNIIKSLNFDYSGPIDGHDLPKLIKELNRLKKIKGPKFLHIVTTKGKGLQQAEENQVKYHAPGKFDASTGEIHLKSEENLPPKFQDVFGLTILDLAKTNEKIIGITPAMPSGSSLKFMMDEFPERAFDVGIAEQHAVTLAAGMATQGMIVYCNIYSTFLQRAYDQVIHDVALQNLPVIFCLDRAGLVGEDGATHHGVFDIAYLRSIPNMVIYAPLNEIELQNILYTVQLGIDHPIAIRYPRGRGVLPNWEVENFGHYEKIKWGEAKCLKDGTKVAVLSAGTIGNNVIEALKESANSNEIAHYNFSFIKPLDINALKIIFSTFERIITIEEGVKNGGFGSAVLEFAASNNFKNSIEILGVPDEFIEHGTVNQLQQLCKIDVKSLINLFSNGSK
- a CDS encoding DUF3078 domain-containing protein encodes the protein MKLLRSTLLLLLLLCTSNNFAQIIQTTLSPNQAPKPPSNWSQKNQVGFDISEIAFVNWSAGGTSSISGLFKGEFSRTYLKGNHKWFNELITKYGLNKQDEIELRKTDDAIQFNSTYGFRKDTASNWYYSAKFNFNTQFTNGYNYPNRDVPISRPFAPAYVFLGAGAENSNKEKNRTFYFSPITLKTTLVLDQNLANQGSFGVKKAVYAPDPSDPTQQILIEEGQKVKAEFGILFTAYMKNEIYKNVFYENRLSLYTDYLNRFGNVDIDYDTRLDLVVNAYVKANIGVHLIYDDDIKNKVDVIDPATGAKSQVTEGPRMQLKQVLGVGLVYAFK
- a CDS encoding deoxyguanosinetriphosphate triphosphohydrolase, which gives rise to MNWEQLLSLKRQGDTSKRLRVEQDDTRLGFEVDYDRIIFSAAFRSLQDKTQVIPLSKTDFVHTRLTHSLEVSVVGRSLGRLVGKKIIEKYPYLKEVHGYHMNDFGAIVAAASLAHDIGNPPFGHSGEKAIGEYFAIGNGQKYRNQLTDKQWQDLIDFEGNANGFSVLTASRPGIEGGLRISYATLGAFMKYPKESLPKKPTNNIADKKYGFFQSDKLFFEEVAKDMGMIANKSGEDIGFERHPLAYLVEAADDICYTIIDFEDGINLGLVSEDFALEYLINLVKDNIGVSKYKSLTTKEDRISYLRALAIGTLINDAVNVFVENEEAILAGNFPYALTDKSKYKAQMNDIIKLSVDKIYQSREVIEKEIVGYQIIQTLLDKFITAFNNKYEGTASNYDKLILKMLPEKHHLDKTNLYERLLHICHYVSLLTDGNALELYETIQGQKKR
- a CDS encoding Lrp/AsnC family transcriptional regulator; this encodes MENLDKTDLLILKYLQEDCNINTKDLAGKLFLTVTPVYERIKRLERDGYITKYVALLDKHKMNRGMTVFCNVRLKEHAKNVGSNFVKDIVALPEIIECYNIAGDYDFMLKILVQDMASYQDFVMNKLSTIENIGNTNSIFVMGEIKHSTALEF